One region of uncultured Sulfurimonas sp. genomic DNA includes:
- a CDS encoding exonuclease domain-containing protein encodes MLIFLDVETTGLQENDMLCSIGIIGLSADDEMTIYELVNEGKKILPEASSINHITNEMLKNQVNFKDTKAFKFLEKHNNEDAIIIGHNIKFDLEMLEKSGFKFKGEIIDTLRVTKHLIPECEQFSLQFLRYELKLYKQEKEQLQAHNALSDARVVKNLYEYLLKIASKHEMLELSFKNVLLSKFEFGKYKGRYIEEISMIDRGYLEWMLGNILDLDEDLRYSIKYYLEGIS; translated from the coding sequence ATGTTAATATTTTTAGATGTAGAAACAACAGGTTTACAAGAGAATGATATGCTTTGTTCTATTGGTATAATAGGGCTTAGTGCTGATGATGAAATGACTATTTATGAACTTGTAAATGAGGGTAAAAAAATATTACCTGAAGCATCTAGTATAAACCATATAACAAACGAGATGCTAAAAAACCAAGTAAATTTTAAAGATACTAAAGCATTTAAATTTCTTGAAAAACATAACAATGAAGATGCAATAATAATAGGGCATAACATAAAATTTGATTTAGAGATGCTAGAAAAATCAGGTTTTAAATTTAAGGGTGAAATTATAGATACTCTAAGAGTTACAAAACATCTTATTCCTGAGTGTGAACAATTTTCTTTGCAGTTTTTAAGATATGAATTAAAACTATATAAACAAGAAAAAGAGCAACTTCAAGCTCATAATGCTCTTAGCGATGCAAGAGTTGTTAAAAATCTTTATGAGTACCTTTTAAAGATAGCATCCAAACATGAGATGCTAGAGTTAAGTTTTAAAAATGTACTTTTAAGTAAATTTGAATTTGGAAAATATAAGGGTCGCTATATTGAAGAAATTAGTATGATTGATAGAGGATATTTAGAGTGGATGTTAGGAAATATTTTGGATTTAGATGAAGATTTGCGTTATAGTATCAAATATTATTTAGAAGGTATCTCATGA
- a CDS encoding EAL domain-containing protein, producing the protein MKISFTSLTFKTLSLLFVSSTVFIVFIIVIAKESFSQGYTYLIKENISSIEQRLMPEIQTSLNNSNIDELKKLISSQLKFKKILLIKIDSIALEEEIIFSKENNSIKELKEEGHFVSEKIIYNKDTSNELGKTTIVYSNESYNTYMQNFYKWFIGVVLFFGLSILLLGFLLYNSLKRLSVLASSFESFNPNQPKKIHFNTQSNDEIGTITKSANIMVEKLTKYIEHTKKLNDTISQKEAHLKEAQRIAKVGSWEYNVIDKSLHLSDEVYRILGVRFGTLIKWEDFLNFIKKDEYDYVLNIIEDAIKYGSKFNLKYSLVLKNGSEIFVQTKGKVRKKQDGNIRITAVSMDITNDIKNKKTIEKLAYYDSLTGLANRTLLRDRMLKAIQYAKREKSNLALMFLDLDHFKLINDTLGHSVGDELLIHIAKILSSHTREYDTLARLGGDEFVILLPSIKNQEDAQIIASKIQQTLQNKHDIGDHQLYVTSSIGVCLYPEHGEDAEELIRNADTAMYEAKNHGRNNYRIYSKSMGNYIDKQLHLEQDLIQAVKNGSGIEVFYQAKIDSKENFISGAEALVRWRHPTKGIIYPDQFIYIAESTGLMIELGNIIIEESIAQLQEWNKLGLAGLKIAINLSARQFQDPNLTSFISSMIQKYQVSPTQVEFEVTETLSMTNMTSSLRILSEIKSIGVSIAIDDFGTGHSSLAYLKKFPINTLKIDRSFVLDIIKDDEDKTIVQTIISMAHSLGFKTVAEGVETQEHAKLLRSMNCDQLQGYYFSRAIPKDEFTQFIKEYIPNK; encoded by the coding sequence ATGAAAATATCTTTTACATCATTGACATTTAAAACTTTATCTTTACTTTTTGTTTCCTCAACTGTTTTTATAGTATTTATTATAGTTATAGCTAAAGAATCTTTCTCTCAAGGCTACACTTATCTCATAAAAGAAAACATAAGTTCAATTGAACAAAGGTTAATGCCTGAGATTCAAACTAGCCTAAACAATTCAAATATTGATGAACTTAAAAAACTCATCAGTTCTCAACTTAAATTTAAAAAAATCTTGCTTATAAAAATAGACTCTATCGCATTAGAAGAAGAGATAATTTTTTCAAAAGAGAACAATTCCATAAAAGAACTAAAAGAAGAAGGACACTTTGTATCTGAAAAAATTATTTACAACAAAGACACTTCAAATGAACTAGGAAAAACAACTATAGTCTATTCTAATGAATCTTACAATACTTATATGCAAAATTTTTATAAGTGGTTTATAGGTGTAGTTCTCTTCTTTGGTCTTTCTATACTTTTACTTGGTTTTTTACTATACAACTCTTTAAAACGTCTTAGCGTATTGGCTTCATCGTTTGAATCATTCAATCCAAATCAACCAAAAAAGATTCACTTCAATACCCAATCAAATGATGAAATTGGAACTATTACAAAGTCTGCAAATATCATGGTTGAAAAACTAACAAAGTATATAGAGCATACCAAAAAGTTAAATGACACCATTTCACAAAAAGAAGCCCACTTAAAAGAGGCTCAAAGAATTGCGAAAGTTGGAAGTTGGGAATACAATGTTATAGATAAATCCCTTCATTTAAGTGATGAAGTTTATCGCATCTTAGGTGTTCGTTTTGGTACGCTAATTAAATGGGAAGATTTTTTAAATTTTATCAAAAAAGATGAATATGATTATGTCTTAAATATCATAGAAGATGCCATAAAATATGGTTCTAAATTCAATCTAAAATATTCTCTTGTTTTAAAAAACGGTAGTGAAATATTTGTACAAACTAAAGGGAAAGTTCGTAAAAAACAAGATGGAAACATAAGAATTACTGCCGTAAGTATGGATATAACAAATGATATAAAAAACAAAAAAACTATAGAAAAACTTGCATATTATGATTCACTTACAGGTCTTGCTAACAGAACACTTCTTAGAGATAGAATGTTAAAAGCTATACAATACGCAAAAAGAGAAAAATCAAACCTTGCTCTAATGTTTTTAGACTTAGATCATTTTAAACTCATCAACGACACTCTTGGTCACAGTGTAGGAGATGAGTTGCTAATACACATAGCAAAAATATTAAGCAGTCACACCAGAGAATATGACACTCTTGCAAGACTTGGAGGCGATGAGTTTGTCATCCTTTTACCATCCATAAAAAATCAAGAAGATGCACAAATCATAGCTTCAAAGATACAACAAACCCTTCAAAACAAGCACGACATAGGAGATCATCAGCTATATGTAACTTCTAGTATAGGAGTTTGCTTGTATCCAGAGCATGGAGAAGATGCAGAAGAGTTAATAAGAAATGCAGATACTGCAATGTACGAAGCTAAAAATCACGGTAGAAACAATTACAGAATTTACTCAAAAAGCATGGGTAATTATATTGATAAACAACTGCATCTAGAACAAGATTTAATTCAAGCTGTAAAAAATGGAAGTGGCATAGAAGTTTTTTATCAAGCCAAAATTGACTCTAAAGAAAATTTTATATCAGGCGCAGAAGCATTGGTAAGATGGAGGCATCCAACTAAAGGCATAATATATCCAGATCAGTTTATCTATATTGCTGAGAGTACTGGTTTAATGATTGAACTTGGAAATATAATTATTGAAGAGTCTATTGCTCAACTTCAAGAATGGAATAAACTTGGATTAGCTGGATTAAAAATCGCTATAAACCTCTCTGCTAGACAATTTCAAGACCCAAATTTAACCTCATTTATATCTTCAATGATACAAAAATATCAAGTTAGCCCGACACAAGTTGAGTTTGAAGTTACAGAAACTCTCTCTATGACAAATATGACAAGCTCACTTAGAATTTTGTCCGAGATAAAATCCATAGGTGTATCAATTGCCATAGATGATTTTGGAACAGGACACTCTTCACTTGCTTATCTGAAGAAATTTCCTATAAACACTTTAAAAATCGATAGATCATTTGTTTTAGACATTATAAAAGATGATGAAGACAAAACAATAGTTCAAACTATAATATCAATGGCGCACTCACTTGGCTTCAAAACTGTAGCTGAGGGAGTAGAAACTCAAGAACATGCAAAACTTTTAAGAAGTATGAATTGTGATCAACTTCAAGGTTACTATTTCTCAAGAGCAATCCCTAAAGATGAATTCACACAATTTATAAAAGAGTATATACCAAATAAGTAA
- the murA gene encoding UDP-N-acetylglucosamine 1-carboxyvinyltransferase: MDYLQIKRVNSLNGTIKISGAKNASLPLIAMTILAKNSVHIKNLPNVADIKTLLKLLSNLGAKCDFHDDKVVVDTSTLTQTKATYDIVKTMRASILVLGPILARFGHCEVSLPGGCAIGQRPVDLHLKALEHMGAKINIEAGYIQATAPDGLKGCEIIFDKITVTGTANIIMAAALASGNTTITNAAREPEVVQLCQILNDSGVTIQGIGTAVLTIHGTNKELVNIKEFSVIPDRIEAGTYLCAGAISHSELTLTHVNHHHLGSVLSKLEEMGSKFTITQDTITIHPSEIVKPIKIVTQEYPAFPTDMQAQFLALATQANGTSIIEEKLFENRFMHVSELQRMGADISLNGNVATIKGGTKLSGTDVMATDLRASSALVLAGLVADGTTNVHRIYHLDRGYDALEKKLEAVGADVKRLKE; encoded by the coding sequence ATGGATTATTTACAGATAAAAAGAGTTAATTCTCTAAATGGAACTATTAAAATTTCTGGTGCTAAAAACGCTTCTCTTCCTCTGATTGCTATGACAATTCTTGCAAAAAACAGTGTTCATATCAAAAATCTACCTAATGTTGCAGATATAAAAACTTTGCTAAAACTCTTATCTAATCTTGGTGCAAAATGTGATTTCCATGATGATAAAGTTGTTGTTGATACATCTACCCTTACTCAAACAAAAGCAACTTATGACATAGTAAAAACTATGAGAGCTTCTATCCTTGTTTTAGGACCAATATTAGCAAGATTTGGTCACTGTGAAGTATCTCTTCCTGGTGGATGCGCTATTGGTCAAAGACCGGTTGATCTTCACTTAAAAGCACTAGAGCATATGGGTGCAAAAATAAATATAGAAGCTGGTTATATTCAAGCAACTGCACCAGATGGACTAAAGGGATGTGAAATTATTTTTGATAAAATCACAGTAACGGGGACTGCAAACATCATAATGGCAGCCGCACTTGCATCTGGAAATACCACTATAACAAACGCAGCTAGAGAGCCTGAAGTAGTTCAACTTTGTCAGATTCTTAATGATAGCGGTGTAACAATACAAGGCATTGGTACTGCCGTACTAACCATTCATGGAACAAATAAAGAATTAGTAAATATTAAAGAATTTTCTGTAATTCCTGATCGCATCGAAGCAGGAACATATCTTTGTGCAGGTGCAATAAGCCATAGTGAATTGACACTTACTCATGTAAATCACCATCACCTTGGTTCTGTTTTATCAAAACTTGAAGAGATGGGAAGTAAATTTACTATTACACAAGATACTATCACAATACATCCATCTGAAATAGTAAAACCAATCAAAATTGTAACTCAAGAATACCCTGCTTTTCCAACCGATATGCAAGCTCAGTTTTTAGCACTTGCAACTCAAGCAAATGGAACTTCTATTATAGAAGAAAAATTATTTGAAAATAGATTTATGCACGTAAGTGAACTCCAAAGAATGGGAGCAGATATCTCTCTAAATGGAAATGTAGCCACTATTAAAGGTGGTACAAAACTTAGTGGAACAGATGTTATGGCTACAGACTTAAGAGCATCTAGCGCACTTGTGTTAGCAGGTTTAGTAGCAGATGGTACTACAAATGTTCACAGAATCTACCACCTAGATCGTGGTTATGATGCTTTAGAAAAAAAGCTTGAAGCTGTTGGAGCAGATGTCAAAAGGCTAAAAGAATAA
- a CDS encoding helix-turn-helix transcriptional regulator: MIHQYDEPVYLISIVAKILDIHPQTLRQYERENLICPSRSDGRIRLYSQRDIDKIKLILRLTRELGVNLAGVDIILRLKDNVDNMETEIAELRHEVARAKNTHSVSPDKALVTKKSIYEMIIFK, from the coding sequence ATGATACATCAGTATGATGAACCAGTTTATCTTATAAGCATAGTTGCAAAGATATTGGATATACATCCTCAAACTTTAAGGCAGTACGAGCGTGAAAATCTCATATGCCCATCTCGTTCAGATGGTCGTATAAGATTATATTCACAAAGAGATATAGACAAAATAAAGCTTATACTAAGGCTTACTCGTGAATTAGGTGTAAATCTAGCTGGTGTAGATATAATATTAAGATTAAAAGATAATGTTGATAATATGGAAACCGAAATAGCAGAACTTAGACACGAAGTAGCTCGTGCTAAAAATACTCATTCAGTATCGCCTGATAAGGCTTTAGTTACTAAAAAAAGTATTTATGAGATGATTATTTTCAAATAA
- a CDS encoding J domain-containing protein, with protein sequence MAKSLYETLEVSENANESEIKKAYRKLARQYHPDVNKDKGAEDKFKEINSAYEILSDKQKKQQYDMHGDTMFGGQNFHDFSRSHGGGSGDLDDILRQMFSGGGFGGGGGGFSNFGGGFGGGGFSQQQQQPNLDIETNVTIPFSVSILGGSHSVSVNGERFDIKIPAGVKSAEKMRVKGKGHAQGGRAGDLFLKITVASNPEYIREGDDLVKTFDVPLFAALFGEKISIKTLEKEIKLKVPSNTKNGQRFRVKEMGAMNRKTKVRGNLYLEANIVLPKVEDLDESLVEVMKEKLPKE encoded by the coding sequence ATGGCTAAATCACTATATGAGACTTTAGAAGTCTCAGAAAACGCTAATGAGAGTGAAATCAAAAAAGCATATAGAAAACTTGCACGTCAGTACCATCCTGATGTCAATAAAGACAAAGGTGCAGAAGATAAGTTCAAAGAGATAAATTCTGCATATGAAATTTTAAGCGATAAGCAAAAAAAACAACAATACGATATGCATGGCGATACTATGTTTGGTGGTCAAAATTTTCATGATTTTTCACGTTCTCATGGTGGCGGAAGTGGAGATTTGGATGATATTCTTCGTCAAATGTTCTCCGGAGGTGGCTTCGGTGGAGGCGGTGGAGGATTTAGTAATTTTGGTGGAGGTTTTGGCGGTGGAGGATTTTCTCAACAACAGCAACAGCCAAACTTAGATATTGAAACCAATGTTACCATCCCATTTAGTGTCTCCATACTTGGTGGTTCTCATTCTGTATCGGTTAATGGAGAGAGATTTGATATTAAAATCCCTGCTGGTGTAAAAAGTGCTGAGAAGATGCGTGTTAAAGGAAAAGGACACGCTCAAGGTGGACGTGCAGGAGATCTGTTTTTAAAAATCACAGTAGCATCTAACCCTGAGTATATCAGAGAAGGTGATGATTTGGTTAAAACTTTTGATGTCCCACTCTTTGCAGCACTTTTTGGTGAAAAAATATCTATAAAAACCTTAGAAAAAGAGATAAAACTAAAAGTTCCAAGTAATACTAAAAATGGACAAAGATTTCGTGTAAAAGAGATGGGTGCAATGAATAGAAAAACTAAAGTTCGTGGAAATCTATACCTAGAAGCTAACATAGTTTTACCTAAGGTTGAAGATTTAGATGAAAGTTTAGTTGAAGTGATGAAAGAGAAATTACCCAAAGAGTAA